Proteins encoded within one genomic window of Amorphoplanes friuliensis DSM 7358:
- a CDS encoding CpaF family protein, translated as MSLSARINARTQATTPPPPPAPEAAPANASTERYRAAGMQAGDAVTEVRLRIQRRLADELGPTLYAAGAQGDDLDARVRQTLTELIAREETPLAGADKARIIRDVTDDVLGHGPIESLLRDPSVSEVMVNGPQLIYVERFGRLERADVEFDDESHLRRIIDRICSRVGRRVDEASPMVDARLPDGSRVNAVVPPVALDGSSLTIRKFAASPLTVEDLIRFGTLSRKTADFLEACVRGRRNIVVSGGTGSGKTTMLNVLSAFVPYDERIVTIEDAAELQLRQEHVVRLESRPKNSEGRGAISTRDLVKNALRMRPDRIVVGEVRDAAALDMLQAMNTGHDGSITTLHANAPRDAIARMETMVLMGGMDLPIRAIRDQIAAAVDVIIQVSRLKDGSRKITHISEVVGMETEVVSLQDLFLFDFKAGTDRTGKFRGGLEATGLRPRFADDLAVYGVTLPATLFTKGKK; from the coding sequence GTGAGCCTCTCCGCGCGGATCAACGCCCGCACCCAGGCCACCACCCCGCCACCGCCACCGGCTCCCGAGGCGGCGCCGGCCAACGCGAGCACCGAGCGGTACCGTGCCGCCGGCATGCAGGCCGGTGATGCCGTCACCGAGGTGCGGCTGCGCATCCAGCGGCGGCTGGCCGACGAGCTCGGCCCCACCCTGTACGCGGCCGGCGCCCAGGGTGACGACCTCGACGCCCGTGTCCGGCAGACGCTCACCGAGCTGATCGCCCGGGAGGAGACACCGCTCGCCGGCGCGGACAAGGCGCGGATCATCCGCGACGTCACCGACGACGTGCTGGGCCACGGCCCGATCGAGTCGCTGCTGCGCGACCCGTCGGTCAGCGAGGTCATGGTCAACGGCCCGCAACTGATCTACGTCGAGCGGTTCGGCCGGCTGGAACGCGCGGACGTGGAGTTCGACGACGAATCGCACCTGCGCCGGATCATCGACCGGATCTGCTCGCGGGTCGGGCGCCGGGTCGACGAGGCCAGCCCGATGGTGGACGCGCGGCTGCCCGACGGCAGCCGGGTCAACGCGGTGGTCCCGCCGGTGGCCCTGGACGGGTCGTCGCTGACCATCCGCAAGTTCGCGGCGTCACCGCTGACCGTCGAGGACCTGATCCGCTTCGGCACGCTCAGCCGCAAGACCGCGGACTTCCTGGAGGCCTGCGTCCGCGGCCGGCGCAACATCGTCGTCAGCGGCGGTACGGGCTCCGGCAAGACCACGATGCTCAACGTGCTGTCCGCGTTCGTCCCCTACGACGAGCGGATCGTGACCATCGAGGACGCCGCCGAGCTGCAACTGCGCCAGGAGCACGTCGTACGCCTGGAGTCGCGCCCGAAGAACTCCGAGGGCCGTGGCGCGATCAGCACCCGTGACCTGGTGAAGAACGCCCTGCGGATGCGCCCGGACCGCATCGTCGTCGGTGAGGTCCGCGACGCCGCCGCCCTGGACATGCTGCAGGCGATGAACACCGGTCACGACGGCTCGATCACCACGCTGCACGCCAACGCACCCCGCGACGCCATCGCCCGCATGGAGACGATGGTGCTGATGGGCGGCATGGACCTGCCGATCCGCGCGATCCGCGACCAGATCGCCGCGGCCGTCGACGTGATCATCCAGGTCAGCCGGCTCAAGGACGGCAGCCGCAAGATCACTCACATCTCCGAGGTGGTGGGGATGGAGACCGAGGTCGTCAGCCTCCAGGACCTCTTCCTCTTCGACTTCAAGGCCGGCACCGACCGCACCGGCAAGTTCCGCGGCGGCCTGGAGGCCACCGGGCTGCGCCCGCGCTTCGCCGACGACCTCGCGGTCTACGGCGTCACGCTGCCCGCCACCCTCTTCACCAAGGGCAAGAAGTGA
- a CDS encoding AAA family ATPase, producing the protein MTYYVYVEPDAERRNTIGGLYSDFGFDIVADLADLEAHLPRNPETLLVMIGATVDLDAALTFTAYQRVQRPLIGVLLLRRTLEPDVLARAMRSGVREVVEELDVEGIRNSAARSIDLSKALSTTMRAASDQGQRAKIVTVFAGKGGCGKSVVATNLAAALSADGSRRVLLVDLALQFGDVAIMLQLPPNRSVSDAISMAGKLDEAGLRSVLTPYRPGLDALLAPASPAEGEHVSRELVTEILEVARGMYDFIVLDTPPAVTDQVLSALDLSDWFVPIVTPDLPTLKSVRLTIEMFDLLEYPRDRRLVVFNRSNTEVGLTTDDVEEAVGAHLSVHMPSSRDVPLSVNRGVPMVLSDPTHPVSLAVRKLADRCAGVTSSQESRRKIFAFGRRR; encoded by the coding sequence ATGACCTACTACGTCTACGTCGAGCCGGATGCCGAGCGGCGCAACACCATCGGCGGCCTCTACAGCGACTTCGGGTTCGACATCGTCGCCGACCTCGCCGACCTCGAGGCGCACCTCCCGCGTAATCCGGAGACGCTGCTGGTCATGATCGGCGCCACGGTCGACCTGGACGCGGCGCTCACCTTCACCGCGTACCAGAGGGTGCAGCGGCCTTTGATCGGGGTGTTGCTGCTGAGGCGCACGCTCGAGCCGGACGTGCTGGCCCGGGCCATGCGGTCGGGGGTGCGCGAGGTGGTCGAGGAGCTCGACGTCGAGGGCATCCGCAATTCCGCCGCGCGCTCGATCGACCTGTCCAAGGCGCTCAGCACCACGATGCGGGCCGCGAGCGACCAGGGGCAACGGGCGAAGATCGTGACCGTCTTCGCCGGCAAGGGCGGGTGCGGCAAGAGTGTCGTGGCCACCAACCTGGCCGCCGCGCTCTCCGCCGACGGCAGCCGCCGGGTGCTGCTGGTCGACCTGGCACTGCAGTTCGGCGACGTCGCGATCATGCTGCAGCTGCCCCCGAACCGCAGTGTCTCCGACGCGATCTCGATGGCCGGGAAACTCGACGAGGCGGGTCTGCGGTCGGTGCTGACGCCGTACCGGCCGGGGCTGGACGCTCTGCTCGCCCCCGCGAGCCCCGCCGAGGGTGAGCATGTCAGCCGCGAGCTGGTCACCGAGATCCTCGAGGTGGCCCGCGGCATGTACGACTTCATCGTGCTGGACACCCCGCCGGCCGTCACCGACCAGGTGCTGTCGGCGCTGGACCTGTCCGACTGGTTCGTGCCGATCGTGACGCCGGACCTGCCGACGCTCAAGAGTGTGCGGCTGACCATCGAGATGTTCGACCTGCTGGAATACCCGCGGGACCGGCGGCTGGTGGTCTTCAACCGGTCGAACACCGAGGTCGGGCTGACCACCGACGACGTCGAGGAGGCCGTCGGCGCGCATCTGTCGGTGCACATGCCGTCGTCGCGGGACGTGCCGCTCTCGGTCAACCGCGGCGTACCCATGGTGCTGTCGGATCCGACGCACCCGGTCAGCCTGGCCGTCCGCAAGCTGGCTGACCGCTGTGCCGGGGTGACGAGCTCGCAGGAGTCGCGCCGCAAGATCTTCGCCTTCGGGCGGCGCCGGTGA
- the cpaB gene encoding Flp pilus assembly protein CpaB: MRRRILIVLAALVLAGLSGTALLLYARGVDQRAVDGRKAVSVLLAEERIPAGTTAAQIREKKLARTVVMPADSLPDDTVGSLDKSLDGLALSADLQPDQLLLRGQFSRPDTDSSAAVGVPDGDLGVSVEVTMAPGVAEKVAAGDKVTVFVTYPKDARPSDQKTRILLPDATVISITTGPPSDVTPAPTSTRNNRAVAQSYPATLAVDQDDAVRLVHAAQTGSIYLGLLGETTKVSPSPGVDYDSLWP; encoded by the coding sequence ATGCGACGGCGGATCCTGATCGTGCTGGCCGCGCTGGTCCTCGCCGGGCTGAGCGGAACCGCACTGCTGCTCTACGCCCGCGGTGTCGACCAGCGTGCGGTCGACGGGCGCAAAGCCGTGTCGGTCCTGCTCGCCGAGGAGCGCATCCCGGCCGGCACGACCGCGGCCCAGATCCGCGAGAAGAAGCTGGCCCGCACCGTGGTGATGCCCGCGGACAGCCTGCCCGACGACACGGTCGGGTCACTCGACAAGTCGCTCGACGGCCTCGCCCTGAGCGCCGACCTGCAACCCGACCAGCTGCTGCTGCGCGGTCAGTTCAGCCGGCCGGACACCGACTCCTCCGCGGCGGTCGGTGTGCCCGACGGCGACCTGGGGGTCAGCGTCGAGGTGACCATGGCACCCGGCGTCGCCGAGAAGGTCGCGGCGGGTGACAAGGTCACGGTTTTTGTCACGTACCCGAAGGACGCCCGGCCCAGCGACCAGAAGACGCGGATCCTGCTGCCGGACGCCACGGTCATCAGCATCACCACCGGGCCGCCGTCGGACGTGACCCCGGCGCCCACCTCGACGCGGAACAACCGGGCCGTCGCGCAGTCCTATCCGGCGACGCTGGCGGTGGACCAGGACGACGCGGTCCGGCTCGTTCACGCCGCGCAGACCGGCTCCATCTATCTCGGCCTGCTCGGGGAGACCACCAAGGTGTCGCCTTCCCCCGGCGTCGACTACGACAGCCTCTGGCCGTGA
- a CDS encoding pilus assembly protein TadG-related protein — protein MRRLRQRGADDSGAIAVLVAILLSSGLLLGMSALVIDVGLLADEREQLQSGADSAAWGVAQACISEPADCAAQGQLAASLANANSRDERAGVTLDVCTDLCDLRPRDRISPCQDLAPGFAASYAEVRTSTETADGATVLPPRVAQGLIGGQNTGTQVNACSQVAWGLPGTLQVFGLGISVCDVQNADLYGVPGISPATRQHSGIVPGDLDPPAQGDDQTFVPLDLLSPVTCASAGLNLPQGFAWLGNTQNCSVTVARGDAAPIVGAPTAACRNALATIRNEHEPVLVPVYRGNPTLTSVRVVGFAVLVVTGHRGLIVPADQTSWLGGTTPTVLECLLQVCFSGYFSKMLVPRAQPEFVTGADYGVTVMGRIG, from the coding sequence ATGCGTCGGCTGAGGCAGCGCGGGGCGGACGACAGCGGCGCGATCGCCGTCCTGGTCGCCATCCTGCTCAGCAGCGGACTGCTGCTCGGGATGAGTGCGCTGGTCATCGACGTAGGCCTGCTCGCCGACGAGCGCGAACAGTTGCAGAGCGGCGCCGACTCCGCCGCGTGGGGTGTGGCCCAGGCGTGCATCAGCGAGCCGGCGGACTGCGCCGCGCAGGGTCAGCTCGCGGCCTCGCTGGCCAACGCCAACTCCCGCGACGAGCGGGCCGGAGTGACGCTGGACGTCTGCACCGACCTCTGCGACCTGCGTCCCCGCGACCGGATCAGCCCCTGTCAGGACCTCGCCCCGGGCTTCGCCGCCTCGTACGCCGAGGTCCGCACCAGCACCGAGACGGCGGACGGCGCGACGGTGCTGCCACCGCGGGTCGCGCAGGGACTGATCGGCGGCCAGAACACCGGTACCCAGGTCAACGCCTGTTCGCAGGTCGCCTGGGGTCTGCCCGGCACCCTCCAGGTGTTCGGGCTGGGCATCTCCGTCTGTGACGTGCAGAACGCCGACCTCTACGGCGTACCCGGGATCAGCCCGGCAACCCGGCAGCACAGCGGCATCGTGCCCGGTGATCTCGACCCGCCCGCACAGGGTGACGACCAGACGTTCGTACCGCTCGACCTGCTGTCCCCGGTGACCTGCGCCTCGGCCGGGCTGAACCTGCCGCAGGGTTTTGCCTGGCTCGGCAACACCCAGAACTGCTCGGTCACCGTGGCCCGCGGGGATGCGGCACCGATCGTCGGCGCACCGACGGCGGCCTGCCGGAACGCTCTCGCCACGATCCGCAACGAGCACGAACCGGTCCTGGTCCCGGTCTACCGCGGCAACCCGACGCTCACGAGCGTGCGGGTCGTCGGTTTTGCGGTCCTCGTGGTCACCGGTCACCGCGGGCTGATCGTGCCGGCGGACCAGACGTCGTGGCTGGGTGGCACCACTCCGACGGTGCTGGAGTGCCTCCTGCAGGTCTGCTTCTCCGGCTATTTCAGCAAGATGCTCGTCCCCCGGGCACAACCCGAGTTCGTCACCGGCGCCGACTACGGCGTGACCGTCATGGGCCGTATCGGATGA
- a CDS encoding Flp family type IVb pilin codes for MLITLLREMARRWPSHDDEGATAVEYALLVGLIAVIIISSVTLLGGNIDAMFDDIASQLGGGTN; via the coding sequence ATGCTCATCACCCTGCTGCGCGAGATGGCGCGTCGGTGGCCGTCCCACGACGACGAGGGTGCGACCGCGGTCGAGTACGCCCTGCTGGTCGGACTCATCGCCGTCATCATCATCTCCTCCGTCACTCTGCTGGGCGGCAACATCGACGCGATGTTCGACGACATCGCGAGCCAGCTCGGCGGTGGCACGAACTAG
- a CDS encoding DUF2750 domain-containing protein: MSLSAAHSAAFRREVPQEGRVWSIRDSVGHPAPKDSRGNRAMPFWSKQSRAKRVVGAVPAYQGFAVVEIPVSDFLDSWLPGLQRDGLLVGVNWAGARATGYDMAPTQVAGWFAELP, translated from the coding sequence ATGTCGCTCAGTGCAGCTCATTCGGCGGCGTTCCGCCGTGAGGTGCCCCAAGAGGGCCGGGTCTGGTCGATCCGGGACTCCGTGGGACACCCCGCCCCGAAGGACAGCCGCGGGAACAGGGCGATGCCGTTCTGGTCCAAGCAGTCGCGGGCCAAGCGGGTCGTCGGGGCCGTGCCGGCGTACCAGGGCTTCGCGGTGGTGGAGATCCCGGTCTCCGATTTTCTGGACAGCTGGCTGCCCGGCCTGCAACGCGACGGCCTGCTCGTCGGGGTGAACTGGGCGGGCGCGCGCGCCACCGGCTACGACATGGCACCCACCCAGGTCGCCGGGTGGTTCGCCGAGCTGCCATGA